The following coding sequences are from one Niveibacterium umoris window:
- a CDS encoding rhodanese-like domain-containing protein — MNQISPRELAAWLADESRPAPFLLDVREPWEFERCHIENAHLMPMASVPMRAEELDPDAPTVVICHHGGRSMQVALFLERHGLSHVFNLAGGVAGWADQVDPAMPRY; from the coding sequence ATGAACCAGATTTCACCGCGCGAGCTGGCGGCGTGGCTGGCCGACGAGTCACGCCCGGCGCCGTTTCTGCTCGATGTGCGCGAGCCATGGGAATTCGAGCGCTGTCACATCGAGAACGCACACTTGATGCCGATGGCCAGCGTGCCGATGCGGGCGGAGGAGCTCGATCCGGACGCCCCCACAGTTGTCATCTGTCACCACGGCGGTCGCAGCATGCAGGTCGCCCTTTTTCTTGAACGGCACGGGCTCAGCCACGTGTTCAACCTTGCCGGCGGCGTCGCCGGCTGGGCTGACCAGGTCGACCCGGCCATGCCCCGATATTGA
- a CDS encoding TolC family outer membrane protein gives MKRVLSIAIASLFAGAAHSADLMQVYRDALENDAQFASARASAEAGRERKAQGLSGLLPQVGASAGTQYNDTNRDLPAPPISGRYNSNNWGVKLTQPVFRLQNWYQYREGELAAAVSELQAKSAQQDLIVRVASAYFDLLNSQETLASIEAQKAANLQQLELARKSFEVGTTTITDVHEAQSRFDLTVAREAAARADVIVKTQSLRQITGKDQGALAPLREGVRFEQPQPNDMSQWANNAADGNLAAQQAQLASEIADREVSSARSGHLPTADVVAQYGHTYTGAIGNIIASEAKVNSGSIGVQISVPIFAGGYTQSKVREAVSLREKARADLENARRSATLGAQQAYLGVTSGIAQVAGYEAALVSSKSAVESNKLGYQVGVRINIDVLNAETQYYETFRQLARARYDTALAQLKLKSAAGTLSEEDVKTINALLDPAAAGRPIVVPDTTPQPIGKDAAASETKKETTTEPVAKKRGTPAPTKKATEKPAKAN, from the coding sequence ATGAAGCGAGTGCTCAGCATTGCGATCGCGAGCCTTTTTGCCGGCGCGGCCCATTCGGCCGATCTGATGCAGGTGTATCGCGATGCGCTCGAAAACGACGCTCAGTTCGCTTCGGCCCGTGCCAGCGCGGAAGCCGGGCGCGAGCGCAAGGCACAAGGCCTCTCGGGACTGCTGCCGCAGGTAGGTGCCTCTGCGGGGACCCAGTACAACGATACCAATCGCGACCTGCCCGCGCCGCCCATCTCCGGTCGCTACAACAGCAACAACTGGGGCGTGAAACTCACCCAGCCGGTCTTCCGCCTGCAAAACTGGTACCAGTACCGTGAAGGCGAGCTTGCCGCAGCCGTGTCGGAATTGCAGGCGAAAAGCGCCCAGCAGGATCTGATCGTGCGCGTTGCCAGTGCGTATTTCGATCTGCTCAATTCCCAGGAAACCCTGGCCAGCATCGAAGCGCAGAAGGCCGCCAACCTGCAGCAGCTGGAACTGGCGCGCAAGAGCTTCGAGGTCGGTACCACGACGATCACCGATGTGCACGAGGCCCAGTCACGCTTCGACCTCACCGTCGCGCGCGAAGCGGCCGCCCGCGCAGACGTGATCGTCAAGACCCAATCGCTGCGCCAGATCACCGGCAAGGATCAGGGTGCGCTCGCCCCGCTGCGCGAAGGCGTGCGCTTCGAGCAGCCGCAACCCAACGACATGAGCCAGTGGGCGAACAATGCCGCTGACGGCAACCTCGCCGCCCAGCAGGCGCAACTCGCGTCCGAGATCGCCGACCGAGAAGTGTCCAGCGCCCGCTCGGGCCACCTGCCCACTGCGGACGTCGTCGCCCAGTATGGTCACACCTACACCGGCGCCATCGGCAACATCATTGCATCCGAGGCGAAGGTGAATTCGGGCTCGATCGGCGTGCAGATCAGCGTGCCGATTTTCGCCGGCGGCTACACCCAGTCAAAAGTACGCGAGGCGGTATCGCTGCGCGAAAAGGCGCGCGCCGACCTCGAGAACGCACGGCGCAGCGCGACACTCGGCGCGCAGCAGGCTTACCTTGGCGTCACCAGCGGCATCGCACAGGTCGCCGGTTACGAAGCCGCGCTGGTGTCGTCGAAGAGCGCCGTCGAGTCCAACAAGCTCGGCTACCAGGTCGGCGTGCGGATCAACATCGACGTCCTCAACGCCGAGACCCAGTACTACGAAACCTTCCGCCAGCTCGCCCGCGCGCGTTACGACACTGCGCTGGCCCAGCTCAAGCTCAAGAGCGCCGCAGGCACGCTGAGCGAAGAAGACGTCAAGACCATCAACGCTTTGCTCGACCCGGCCGCCGCGGGGCGCCCGATCGTCGTTCCGGATACGACGCCGCAGCCGATCGGCAAGGACGCCGCTGCGAGCGAGACGAAGAAGGAAACCACGACTGAGCCGGTCGCGAAAAAGCGCGGCACACCCGCGCCGACGAAGAAGGCGACCGAGAAACCTGCAAAGGCAAACTGA
- a CDS encoding protein-L-isoaspartate O-methyltransferase family protein, giving the protein MDFEQARFNMVEQQIRPWDVLDMEVLDTLMAVKREYFVPEAYRKLAFSDVAIPLPGGASMLEPKIEAKVLQAVALKKTDKVLEIGTGSGHMAALLAARADWVRSIEIDPALASLAAANLARAGIENVIVEEGDGASGWAERGPYDVIVLSGGVKEVPQSILAQLKPNGRLLAFVGEAPVMSAVLTVATADGQYRSEKLFETLVPPLRVPAKSTFAF; this is encoded by the coding sequence ATGGATTTCGAGCAGGCACGCTTCAACATGGTCGAACAGCAGATCCGGCCTTGGGACGTACTGGACATGGAGGTGCTCGACACCCTGATGGCCGTCAAACGCGAGTACTTTGTGCCTGAGGCCTACCGCAAACTCGCCTTCTCCGACGTCGCGATCCCCTTGCCCGGCGGCGCCTCGATGCTGGAACCGAAGATCGAAGCCAAGGTGCTGCAGGCTGTCGCCCTCAAGAAGACCGACAAGGTGCTTGAGATCGGCACCGGCTCTGGACACATGGCAGCACTGCTGGCGGCACGTGCCGACTGGGTCCGCTCGATCGAGATCGACCCCGCACTTGCCAGCCTGGCTGCTGCAAACCTCGCACGCGCCGGCATCGAGAACGTCATCGTCGAAGAAGGTGACGGCGCTTCGGGCTGGGCGGAACGCGGCCCGTACGACGTGATCGTCCTCTCCGGCGGCGTGAAGGAAGTGCCGCAGTCCATCCTGGCGCAACTCAAGCCCAACGGTCGCCTGCTGGCATTCGTCGGCGAAGCACCTGTCATGTCGGCCGTGCTGACGGTCGCAACCGCAGATGGGCAGTACCGGAGCGAAAAGCTCTTCGAGACCCTGGTACCGCCGCTGCGCGTACCGGCCAAATCGACTTTTGCGTTCTGA